CATGTTTGTGTTAAACAAAGTTTGAGCACTCCATTCGGGCACGTGATAATTATAACACTGCGTGAAAATGTACGTTCTTATATTCCAAACAAATATTTTGCTATAACTGCCAAATCTTCAATAGGCATTGCAGCTATGCAATTAGAGTTTTGAGACTGGGCAGTTCATCTGAGATGCACTCCCAAATTATCCTTCACTTTTATCTCATATGTTGTacatattgaaacaaaatgatacTTATCTCCCACAAAATAACGTTTCTCCAACAGTGTGTCGTAGTTTCGTATTTTGCTTTAGTCTTTAATATCATTCATGTATTGTAGTGAAAAAATCACCAGCAATTAATAGCGCCCTCGGTAATGAAAAGTTGGCATTAAAAGTCTGTCTCGTGGGAGACGTTTTTACATGatgtacaaattttactttGTTTCTAATCTGCAGGCATCGCTCATATTTCGATATAATTCAggcatgtatgtatttatgcataaattgtaaaaaacttTCCAATCATTTCACAGGAATAATCGGTGACTGGAAAAACCGTTTCACTGTTGCGGAGAATGAACGTTTTAATGAATGGTATGCCCAATGGATTGGAGACAGTGGTCTGAAATTTGACTATGATTAGATGAACCTTTGGGAAAACCTACAAGTTGAAATGGAAAACATTGACAGAAATGTAAAAGAATAAAATGTGATAACCAACAAAGAATTATGAAAAAGATAGTTGTCTTACTAATTTGTGCTTTATTTTATAAGATGCGACCAAGCGTCATCGATTCTGTGGCCTATTTTTCTACATTGTTTTATCTTTCCTAAAGACTTGCTGATTTCAGATCATTTCTATTGGATATAGCGCTTCACGTTGATGCTGAACACAAAAGTTTTATCACATGAATACACAAAAAAGGGCTATGCACCACTGAAGTGTGGCCATGTAGGTCTTAGACTGAATATCAAAGATGTAAACAAAACAAGTAAATATTGAAATACTActtggcttgtcaacacagcgtctttACTTGTAAAATATATTAATACAACTCTCATGGATGTCCTTTTGATAATAACTGTGCAGCGGTTGTCTATATCACTACAACTGTAGCAGTTTCGATCTCTAATTGTGACACTTTTTGTCTACGATTAATCGTTTGATTCTGACGAGTTGCATTGAGTGTCAAGCTCACGGATGTCAACTCCCTTTACGGGGTAGTGAACTTTGTCATACTAAAGTTGACCCTCTCAGAATCGATTGATTAATTTTACGAGGAATATACACGTTTATAGTTATGACAGTTTGCCTAAAATCAATTATTGGCTTCTGAGGGGTCACTTTTAGTGTCAAGTTTACTACTCCCTGTAGAGGGAGTTGACATCCATGACATTCAAAGTAAATCAATAGAATCAAGAGATTAATTGGCTAAAGTGTCAAATCCAGAAGTGTATATACTGTTTTACTGTTCGTGTTCGTGTTCGTTTCAAAACTGTCGTGTCTTGAAAAAGCAACTGATCATAGCAGACCAAAGAAAACAAACTgtcacaaaatttggaaaatcttACCCTCGCATTCTCTCATTCTCTTGAGGTGCACCGTCTTCGGCGGcgccaacattttcaaaatacatgagGAAATCCAATGTCTTTTAGCCAGTATTCGTGAtataaacacacaacaaaagttagCTGAAAACTCGTTcacaaaatgattttattgtatGCTACGTCATGGCAAACACATTTCATGGTTCATGTTGAAATAACAGATGTATGGACTGTTTAGTGTGACTCGTGTCTACTCACATCACAGGGGACTTAACATTGTTTATCTCCACAAGAAGTTCTGAGACTGGTAGTTTTTTCAAGggattttattaatttaatgTAATAAAGAATTCATTAGAGACGATCCTTTGTTTTACACAATCTCTGCCCTCTAATTTAATGTCCTATGTCCTACACTTACATAGAATACTGCTCGTTATTTTATCTGTGTAGTAACCAGTGACGTGTATTTCACTCAAGAACCCTATATTAAAAACTGGTGATAACGAAAAAATAATTTCGTTGCTTCCATATGTGGAAAAAAGTGACGCATGACAGAAAATAGATAAAAAATTTGCTggcatacccatttcctccagccCTCCCCCCGAAATccaatggttctcccctaattcGAATTCTCCCGCCCCTATAGTGATATCTAACCTCtataattattcatagggtAGAGTGTGGTCCGGCTCAGTAAGCTTAATCGATAAAATCGCAAAACGGCGTAATGGTGAAATATCGAAATAACGGACTGGATAGAAATTATCGGGAGggagggccggtgttttttcaaatgactCTGCACGTAGAATAGTGGCCCTTAAAAGTGTTAGCAAGaaaaggtgaccccccccctaatTTCTATGCGCAACAAACAATGACTCAACCTCTGCATGTCATAGTAAAcatcaagaatattttattttttacatataaTTAATGAGCTTCAGTAAGTGACGCCATTCGGTGCCTCTTccaaccaaatatgaaggctgtagcaatTGAAGTTACTGATTTCTAGGTACATATAtgaaatcaaggtcaaaggtcatcctagtCCTGACATTTGGCAGAAAACTTTGCTCACATAATAATCCCTGttcaccaaaaatcagatctctagctctgttggctggCCTTCAATTAATGAGATGCTGGATAATCTGAGGTCAATGGTCATCAGCAACTCTAAAATTTAGTTTTGCATTTTCGTCCCATACCGGCCATGTGTTCAATAGCCACTGGCCCCCTCGGACTGTATATAGGAAAATATATAGCCCTAGCTCTGATGCAGAGGTATAGGGCAAGTCAAAGGGTCATAGAAAATTCTGAAATAATACTtttaaggccagagaaaaaaaatcttgttcatcggattttttggaccaagtcccaggagcggcgagcgaaattttttttttatttttttttaggccgaaggtaaactcggttctctggcatttttgcacagatgcagacaaggcaagataattgtttccctttttaccagaaatatctcagacaagaaacactgatactggtaactgaattcaatactatatttcccaacaataacataggccattacattcacagttagtgtttgcacaacatattctgagcatttcaacattctctcagaataaaactgaaatgtacagcaaatcactgaaattcaacaattcagtatttaatattgtcctggtgggacctagcatctgagttttttcattttactttggccccatgttttggcctctttaccactgtctatatatacacactTTAAACCCTGTaatgtgatcggagtgaagttatatagtcatcattcagatcgtactttaacatcgacgcaaccatgtgttttgtcattgccgtacatttttatactttcgatgcaattttcattcaatcggatgcaccgtccatctgctgtcacgatcttgttgaacaaatcgccgaacgtaatatcaggacaaacactgaatagcgtctctggaactaactgttggccatcacgtcgaatgttggcgatcaaattaatactcatgatgtgacatgtactaacctttgcaaaacgagcaaatttctggccaaatcgacccactttgcgtcgtgattcgccaaattcagacgtcacaacaacgtgttggcggtcaacttaAGTCCGAACACgtatgaagtctcattcaaaatcccgtgcccgcgaaaaccctacacagtgtagggcgccaccagcggcagtactaaaaatatttgtaatgcggaagtaagaatttgccgcgatcaaaaaaaaaaaaaaaaattccaaatatgccaaagtagaagcggcgattccgatgaacaatttatttttcttcctggcctaaaaaatcttcttctcaatcTGACATGGACATGGCTTAAgacattgatatttgaaatgtagcAACCTGGCATATGGTCTTTAAAGTCAATCTatagaatttgttctcacacttgattctcaccaaggagtgcatttctcaccaatctccagtggagattaaaattttctcaccgacagcggtgagataAGAACAggttctcaccgattgcgagaaagcgtcagtttctcgccctagtcacgcactttttcccgaTAGTGTATCCTGAGCATTCAAAAGGAAACTAAATCACTAAATCAAAATCTGATTTGCCGTGTGACCGCATAGATGAATATGGTCATACCTACACATCGCTTTTCGGAGGAGAGCGAGAAATTACCTTGTATGAGCTAGCATATAAGAGTGGAAAAAGTCTCACCCCGAGGACTTGGTCAACATCGTAATGTGACAATAAACTTTCCACAGAAtcttgctttgaagcattggcattagacgaactagacatattgtctaaatcgaggtgttgccaacactgtcaggtgcaattaatagctaagcggtaacatgagtcaatcataaaaaatcagctctgcaaaagttgaaacattgttaagcaggaggtcagacgtagtcaaaacaacaccacacgAAACTGCCCAGGACGTGTACGTATGCTGTCAGGTTCAGAACGCCTTtcgcattttcaatttttggaacttaaaaacatacacacatgcatccTCAATAAATAAGCAGGTGTTTTCtcaacacacaaactttaatgcgagaaaactgtaaaaaaatacaACTCGGAGTGTTGGTATATATAGCGTCGCTGTACAGTGGAACTCCATGTAACTCTATCACCAGCCCATGTAGTTGTAAGCTGCAAGAATTTCCCTGGCATTGGAACACTTTACGTAatagcatgtttttttttagaaatattaGATTTGCACAGTTGAATTTACGTGGCCAACACTGAAAGCATCCTATAAACAAATTCGTAAGTCCATAAGAAATCTCAGTCACAAGCGGAAGATTCCAACATGCTTATAATATCCATAACATTCTGCAGCACCGATAGTGGATAGTGCATGGTAAACAGCAAATTCGGTGTTCCGTCGCAGCGTATCTCTGTATTGATACATTTTCAGCCGGATTTTCAAGTCGTTAAACAGATATTCAACGGGGTTTATGTCTGGAGAATACACCGGAGCGAAAACGTACTCTACTCCCATGTTATCCAGAAACACGGCGAGTGCACGGCCTCCATCATGGTGGTGAATGGGACAATTATCCACTACGATAATGTCACCCGGTCGAATTGCAGGCTCACCGTCTGGTGCTGCTGCGTTTGATGCTTCTCCAAAGAACTGCAAGAAAGAATCGGTATTTGATGGCCCTTGAATAACGTTAGCGTAGCAGATTCCGTTGATACCAACAAGCATATTAAGTGTCTTGTTCGGGGACTTAGCGTAACGTTGCAGTTCTATGCAAGTTTCCCCTTTCGGCGAATGGCCGTATGATCGATTCCCTACTGCTGGCATCTGTATGCCCGTTTCATCCATAAACTTGACATTAAATGGGTCACACTGTGTCAAAAAGTCCAAGTATGCCTGTGTATAAGCCATGTTGTGCTCAGTAAATCTCTCAACGGCTAgtttacacatttttttacgTGTCCATTCTTTATCGCCGATCTTGTACTTCACATAGCGACACAGACGTGAGGTAGAAATCCTAACATTCGCATTCAGGAATAGTCGCTCCTGTATTTCAGCCAGAGTGATGGAGGGTCTCTcccttttcaacatttcaatgtATAATACATCTTGATCGGTCAGCTTCTGTGCTATCCCACCAGAATGACGTCTCGGTGCAGGGTTGATGTTGCCCTCCTTCACAAACTGTTTCCATATTTTCATCACGGTCATTCTTGTGACTTTTGTTTGTTGCGCAACTTCTGTAACTTTACCTCTGGGGACTTCTCCAGTTATGGCGTTTGCTCCGGCTTCCTGCAACGATTTTAAAACCATATTTCTATAGTCTATACTGAGTGGGATTCCTGAAATGTACCTTCTCCCTCGATTCGAGACCAGCTCCATCATTACTTGGAAGTCCGCTTCGCAGTCTATGCTTAGAACATGTGTAGCGCTGCGGCGATGCCAGAGACACTTGAAGTTGCAGGTTTGAAGGTGATCACACTTTAAAATGAGGTAATGGGCCTCTGTCGTCTGGCCGCATACACACCATCGGTGAAGAGGAAGTTCAGCTATTTAAAAATTGATAGTTAAAGTACAACTTCCCGTGTTGAAAGAAATTATTGAAACAGAATGAATGCTTTTTTTTTATATCTGGTATTCGTATTCTGAATAGCTGTTCTCTGAGCATCCCTCCCAAAATGAATAATGGTATGgtctatttatgcaaatagtcTAGCGCGGGACATTCTCAAAATACAGCTACACTATACACGGATCCTGTCGATGCCAGTAATCATGGCATTTTCTAAAGCATTGGGAGTAGAGCAAGACGAAATTGAAATCATCGTCCATTATTCTTATTATGGCGAGGAGAGATGTACACCCCTTGATGTAAATGCCATGGACCTTGTAAAAATGGGATGCGAAGGATTCGCTGAACTTTTGAGAAAGAGAATATCGTATGTTGGCCGCATGGAGAGTATTCGGTTATGCTATCAAAGCAACGGACTCTGGATCGACGCAACCGATTCTTCCTTTTCAAGGATCTTAAAAGTTGCTCG
This DNA window, taken from Ptychodera flava strain L36383 chromosome 4, AS_Pfla_20210202, whole genome shotgun sequence, encodes the following:
- the LOC139130595 gene encoding uncharacterized protein: MELVSNRGRRYISGIPLSIDYRNMVLKSLQEAGANAITGEVPRGKVTEVAQQTKVTRMTVMKIWKQFVKEGNINPAPRRHSGGIAQKLTDQDVLYIEMLKRERPSITLAEIQERLFLNANVRISTSRLCRYVKYKIGDKEWTRKKMCKLAVERFTEHNMAYTQAYLDFLTQCDPFNVKFMDETGIQMPAVGNRSYGHSPKGETCIELQRYAKSPNKTLNMLVGINGICYANVIQGPSNTDSFLQFFGEASNAAAPDGEPAIRPGDIIVVDNCPIHHHDGGRALAVFLDNMGVEYVFAPVYSPDINPVEYLFNDLKIRLKMYQYRDTLRRNTEFAVYHALSTIGAAECYGYYKHVGIFRL